In Cydia fagiglandana chromosome 3, ilCydFagi1.1, whole genome shotgun sequence, the following are encoded in one genomic region:
- the LOC134680258 gene encoding protein lethal(2)essential for life-like: MHKYVALALLLLAGAQARKHHHKHEDPFAALDQQLSHSLAYHYLWPWSQLVQAAAAMGDEDNLEEPQITSDPKGFEINMNVKRFKPEELRVKVKNQYIIVEGRHRVTSDNTRFMANHFVQRFNLPPGTKQEEVKAVLKENGILSISAPRHEVPPPPPERIVPIEVRLPQPSSEKPTDTPTEVSTEKIETSSEKLETTSEKIETSSEKIEASSEKIEASSEKIETSSKKVPEIELEASSEKEDSLLEFRMADKRHHVGKIRKKELKNTSKHVKDNEVSKGDGNGLDYALIEAEE, from the coding sequence ATGCACAAATACGTTGCCCTAGCATTGCTGCTTCTTGCAGGCGCGCAAGCCCGCAAACACCACCACAAACATGAAGACCCATTCGCGGCTTTGGACCAACAACTATCACACTCTCTAGCCTACCACTACCTCTGGCCATGGAGTCAACTCGTCCAAGCCGCCGCCGCCATGGGTGATGAGGACAACCTCGAAGAACCACAAATAACATCAGACCCCAAAGGCTTCGAAATCAACATGAACGTCAAGAGATTCAAGCCCGAAGAACTCAGGGTCAAAGTTAAAAACCAGTACATTATTGTAGAAGGAAGACACAGAGTGACGTCTGATAATACGCGATTCATGGCGAACCACTTCGTCCAGCGCTTCAATCTACCTCCTGGAACCAAGCAGGAGGAAGTTAAGGCTGTGTTGAAGGAGAATGGAATCCTAAGCATATCCGCGCCTAGACACGAAGTACCACCTCCACCACCTGAAAGGATAGTCCCCATCGAAGTGAGACTGCCTCAGCCTTCTTCTGAAAAACCAACAGATACGCCCACTGAGGTTTCTACAGAAAAGATAGAAACGTCATCTGAAAAACTGGAGACTACATCAGAAAAAATCGAAACTTCATCGGAGAAAATCGAAGCTTCGTCGGAGAAAATCGAAGCTTCATCGGAGAAAATCGAAACTTCGTCGAAAAAGGTACCTGAAATAGAACTGGAAGCTTCCTCAGAAAAAGAAGATTCACTACTGGAATTCCGAATGGCCGATAAGAGACACCACGTTGGAAAAATCAGGAAGAAGGAGCTGAAAAACACTTCAAAACACGTAAAAGACAACGAAGTGTCTAAAGGAGATGGCAATGGCTTAGATTACGCTCTCATAGAGGCGGAAGAGTGA